The Manihot esculenta cultivar AM560-2 chromosome 11, M.esculenta_v8, whole genome shotgun sequence genome includes a region encoding these proteins:
- the LOC122721279 gene encoding proline-rich receptor-like protein kinase PERK15, whose protein sequence is MFDINANPQNCRITKLAFDPGVRKYSFEELAKATGDFSNNNRVGQGGSGQVYKGTLPNGKQVAIKRLQYNSDPEKQQLELLFENEFKTISRTRHPNIVEVVGYCSEEADRLIVYEFVSNKSLKSHLYVGRRQQTMVTAPIDWPTRMKIALGIAEGLAYLHEDCEILTLFSFFFFSSFSILQFILFNFMHF, encoded by the exons ATGTTTGATATCAATGCCAACCCACAAAATTGCAGAATAACAAAATTAGCATTTGATCCAGGTGTTCGCAAGTACAGCTTTGAAGAGCTAGCAAAAGCAACAGGTGATTTCTCCAACAACAACCGCGTTGGACAGGGCGGTTCTGGTCAAGTTTATAAAGGAACACTTCCCAATGGTAAACAAGTTGCGATTAAGAGGCTTCAATATAATTCAGATCCTGAGAAACAGCAATTGGAACTCCTATTTGAGAATGAGTTTAAAACCATTAGCCGCACTCGTCACCCGAATATTGTGGAGGTCGTCGGATACTGCAGCGAAGAAGCTGATCGATTGATTGTTTACGAGTTCGTTTCCAACAAGAGCTTGAAATCTCATCTCTATG TGGGAAGAAGACAGCAGACAATGGTGACCGCCCCGATCGATTGGCCAACCAGAATGAAGATTGCTTTGGGTATAGCAGAAGGATTGGCATATTTGCATGAAGACTGTGagattttaactttatttagttttttttttttttcaagtttttCTATATTGcaatttatactttttaattttatgcatTTTTAG
- the LOC110625784 gene encoding proline-rich receptor-like protein kinase PERK3 gives MANRLGMNGEDHRIETRDQNESGSSPEKTIGPKSYSYGELARVTGHFSLNNLIGRGGFGHVFKAFLDGEIRAIKRLDFPDVQSEGGLEREIMVVKSISHKNLVELVGYCIDGANRLLILNYFPNGSLRSKLHGSGDVLDWKKRMKIAIASAK, from the exons ATGGCCAATCGCTTGGGGATGAACGGGGAAGATCACCGGATTGAAACTAGAG ATCAGAATGAATCTGGCTCATCTCCAGAGAAGACTATTGGGCCAAAGTCATATTCATACGGTGAACTAGCAAGGGTAACCGGTCATTTCTCGCTCAATAATCTAATTGGTCGAGGTGGTTTTGGTCATGTTTTCAAGGCATTCTTAGATGGTGAGATTCGTGCTATCAAAAGACTTGATTTTCCAGATGTACAGTCTGAAGGAGGTTTGGAGAGGGAGATTATGGTCGTCAAAAGCATCAGTCACAAAAATCTCGTTGAACTAGTTGGTTACTGCATTGATGGAGCCAATAGGTtgcttattttaaactattttcCAAATGGATCCTTAAGATCTAAATTACACG GAAGTGGGGATGTTTTGGATTGGAAAAAAAGAATGAAGATCGCTATAGCTTCTGCAAAATGA